One part of the Desulfovibrio sp. genome encodes these proteins:
- a CDS encoding ACT domain-containing protein has protein sequence MKTEQLSVFLENRAGRLAEVTHTLAEAGINIRALSLADTSDFGILRMIVCDHEKAKVVLKEKGFTLGRTSVVAVEVPDTPGGLDSVLQTVSKNGINVEYMYAFVQREAESAVMIFRFDKVDQAIEVLKANNFVIIPAERLCAR, from the coding sequence ATGAAAACAGAACAGCTCTCTGTATTTCTGGAAAACCGGGCCGGTCGTCTGGCCGAGGTTACGCATACCCTCGCCGAGGCGGGTATAAACATACGCGCCCTTTCGCTGGCCGACACATCTGACTTTGGTATTTTGCGCATGATTGTGTGCGACCACGAAAAAGCCAAGGTCGTGCTGAAGGAAAAGGGCTTTACCCTTGGCCGTACCAGCGTTGTGGCCGTTGAAGTGCCCGACACGCCCGGCGGCCTTGATTCTGTGCTGCAGACTGTCTCCAAGAACGGCATCAACGTGGAATACATGTATGCCTTTGTTCAGCGCGAGGCCGAAAGCGCCGTCATGATCTTCCGTTTCGACAAGGTTGATCAGGCCATTGAAGTACTCAAAGCCAACAATTTTGTGATCATTCCCGCGGAACGCCTCTGCGCCCGCTAG
- a CDS encoding twin-arginine translocase TatA/TatE family subunit, with protein MFGVSMPELLLLLVVVLLLFGSNKLPEIGGGLGRAIRNFRRASSEPDEIDITPKDKKQPTSTDDPNHKA; from the coding sequence ATGTTCGGCGTTAGCATGCCTGAATTGCTGCTTTTACTGGTTGTTGTTCTGCTTCTTTTCGGCTCTAACAAATTGCCGGAAATCGGTGGTGGGCTTGGCCGGGCAATCCGTAACTTTCGCCGTGCTTCATCCGAGCCGGATGAAATCGACATAACCCCCAAAGACAAAAAACAACCTACGTCCACTGACGATCCCAATCACAAGGCATAA
- the rho gene encoding transcription termination factor Rho, with product MRKKKATSTLLTDSALSLTDLKTRSMQELMELAEQYEIENASSMRKQELIFALLSTCASQNGAIYGDGVLEILPDGFGFLRSPLCSYMPGPDDIYVSPSQIRRFSLRKGDIVSGQIRPPKEGERYFALLKVTEIGFEPPEHAKNLVLFDNLTPIYPDRQLVMENGEKNLSNRVIDIMAPIGCGQRGLIVAPPRTGKTILLQSLANAINANNPDVYLIVLLIDERPEEVTDMERTVKKAEVISSTFDEPPQRHVQVCEMVLEKAKRLVERKRDVVILLDSITRLGRAYNAVTPSSGRVLSGGLDANALQRPKRFFGAARNIEEGGSLTIIATALIDTGSRMDEVIFEEFKGTGNMEIYLDRHLSEKRVFPAIDINRTGTRKEDLLLADDVLNRVWILRKILAPMSSIDSMEFLLDKMRATKSNKDFMNAMGK from the coding sequence ATGCGCAAAAAGAAAGCTACTTCCACACTGTTGACCGACAGCGCCTTGAGCCTCACGGATCTGAAGACGCGTAGCATGCAAGAACTTATGGAACTGGCCGAGCAGTATGAAATCGAAAATGCCAGTTCGATGCGTAAGCAGGAACTCATCTTTGCACTGCTTTCCACCTGTGCCTCGCAAAACGGGGCCATCTACGGTGACGGTGTGCTTGAAATTTTGCCCGACGGCTTTGGCTTTTTGCGCTCTCCCCTGTGCAGCTACATGCCCGGCCCAGACGATATTTACGTTTCGCCCTCGCAGATCAGACGTTTTTCGCTCCGCAAGGGTGATATAGTTTCCGGGCAGATCCGCCCGCCCAAGGAGGGCGAACGCTATTTCGCCCTGCTCAAGGTTACCGAAATCGGCTTTGAACCCCCGGAACACGCCAAGAACCTCGTTCTTTTCGACAACCTTACCCCCATCTATCCCGATCGCCAGCTCGTCATGGAGAATGGCGAAAAGAATCTTTCCAACCGAGTTATCGACATCATGGCGCCCATTGGCTGTGGTCAGCGTGGCCTTATCGTGGCCCCGCCCCGCACCGGTAAAACCATACTGCTGCAATCGCTGGCCAATGCCATCAACGCCAACAATCCCGATGTCTACCTTATCGTGCTGCTGATCGACGAACGCCCGGAAGAAGTTACCGACATGGAGCGCACGGTCAAAAAGGCCGAAGTTATCAGCTCTACCTTTGACGAACCGCCGCAGCGCCATGTGCAGGTTTGCGAAATGGTTCTTGAGAAGGCCAAGCGCCTTGTGGAACGCAAGCGTGACGTGGTTATTCTGCTCGACTCCATCACCCGCCTGGGCCGCGCTTACAACGCTGTTACGCCTTCTTCCGGCCGTGTGCTTTCCGGTGGTCTTGACGCCAACGCCCTGCAGCGTCCCAAACGCTTTTTTGGTGCAGCGCGCAACATTGAAGAGGGCGGCAGTCTTACCATCATTGCCACGGCGCTTATCGACACCGGCTCGCGCATGGACGAAGTTATCTTTGAAGAATTCAAGGGTACCGGCAACATGGAAATCTACCTTGACCGCCACCTGTCGGAAAAGCGTGTTTTCCCCGCCATCGACATCAACCGCACCGGCACGCGCAAGGAAGACCTGCTGCTGGCCGACGATGTGCTCAACCGTGTCTGGATTCTGCGCAAGATTCTTGCGCCCATGTCGTCCATCGACAGCATGGAATTTTTGCTCGACAAAATGCGGGCTACCAAGTCCAACAAGGATTTCATGAACGCCATGGGCAAATAA
- a CDS encoding CarD family transcriptional regulator, translated as MFTSDDLVVYPAQGVGKIERIDSKTVGGLVCELYIVRIRANNVTLMVPVNNAAHVGLRTLTPKDEALTILESLRNESGKAVYTGQNWNRRFREYSERLKSPSLAIVAEVLRELLLIGRSKELSFGERRLLEQAMGLVTGELSEVLEVEEDKVRDELLEIYAPPPVDQESAG; from the coding sequence ATGTTCACTTCGGACGATCTCGTTGTTTACCCAGCCCAAGGTGTGGGCAAAATAGAACGCATAGACAGCAAAACTGTTGGGGGGCTGGTCTGTGAGCTCTATATTGTACGCATTCGGGCAAACAACGTCACACTTATGGTTCCTGTGAACAATGCCGCTCATGTGGGTTTGCGTACGCTTACCCCCAAGGACGAAGCCCTCACTATTCTGGAATCGCTGCGCAACGAATCCGGCAAGGCCGTGTACACCGGCCAGAACTGGAACCGCCGTTTTCGCGAATACTCCGAACGCCTCAAAAGTCCCAGTCTGGCCATAGTTGCCGAGGTTCTGCGCGAGCTGCTGCTTATTGGCCGCAGCAAGGAACTTTCGTTTGGCGAGCGGCGGCTGCTGGAACAGGCCATGGGTCTTGTTACTGGCGAGCTTTCGGAAGTGCTGGAAGTCGAAGAAGACAAAGTACGCGACGAACTGCTTGAAATCTATGCGCCGCCACCAGTCGACCAGGAATCTGCCGGGTAG
- the pth gene encoding aminoacyl-tRNA hydrolase, which produces MDYNGVIVGLGNPGAKYDHTRHNCGFDFVSYLVDLAGREGEVSQQNGAKFSCELWRLRLPKLGGCWLAAKPQTFMNLSGQCVQPLLAWHKLKPQDLVVAHDELDIPAGELRFKLGGGNAGHNGLKSITELLGTPDFYRLRMGIGRPPHKGDVTNWVLGRPDGDDAKNIENAMSHAAETLFAFADKGLDSAVRAARKAS; this is translated from the coding sequence ATGGACTATAATGGCGTTATCGTTGGCCTGGGCAACCCCGGAGCCAAGTATGACCACACCCGCCATAATTGCGGCTTTGACTTTGTTTCATACCTCGTTGACCTTGCGGGCAGAGAGGGTGAAGTCAGCCAGCAGAACGGCGCCAAGTTTTCGTGCGAGCTGTGGCGACTGCGCCTGCCCAAACTGGGTGGCTGCTGGCTGGCCGCCAAGCCGCAAACATTCATGAATCTGAGCGGTCAGTGCGTACAACCCCTGCTTGCCTGGCACAAGCTCAAGCCACAGGATCTTGTGGTTGCGCACGACGAGCTTGATATTCCCGCTGGCGAGCTGCGCTTCAAACTTGGTGGCGGCAATGCCGGTCACAACGGGCTCAAGTCCATTACCGAGCTTTTGGGCACACCCGATTTTTACCGCCTGCGTATGGGCATAGGCCGCCCCCCCCACAAGGGCGACGTAACCAACTGGGTATTGGGGCGACCCGATGGCGACGATGCCAAAAACATTGAAAATGCGATGTCCCACGCCGCAGAAACACTTTTTGCCTTTGCGGATAAAGGACTGGACAGCGCCGTGAGGGCTGCCAGAAAGGCCAGCTAG
- a CDS encoding alpha/beta fold hydrolase, translated as MHDFAIVTRKLPARRELQLEIWPNHGAGVMLFYPGTMLSPFQYRPMLMALRQAGFAVAALHLTGHGLNSHNTGFTFDDLLQNGLDAENWLRQSGYSKIAVCGHSQGGILSLAHAAASSDIVASFPITGVLPQMREAVYLTRFAALADRRQKIEAAFAALARWLPRLPLPLQAYLAPGRILAGARRTVTSRRKARFSYPLQFLASLFNTHLPTNLRCPVCMLSARNDALFTPAIIQTTFDSLEAPAKKLVWLSGGGHLAAMNPPLCRFTARTAAAFCAGLGLQLRLESSEITSGDAPHGL; from the coding sequence ATGCACGATTTTGCCATCGTTACCCGCAAGTTGCCCGCCCGTCGGGAGCTACAGCTCGAAATCTGGCCCAACCACGGGGCTGGAGTCATGCTGTTTTATCCTGGCACCATGCTTTCGCCCTTTCAGTACCGGCCCATGCTCATGGCACTGCGTCAGGCCGGCTTTGCTGTGGCTGCCCTGCACCTGACTGGCCATGGGCTGAATAGCCACAACACGGGTTTCACCTTTGATGATCTGCTGCAAAACGGCCTTGATGCAGAAAACTGGCTGCGCCAGTCTGGCTACAGCAAAATTGCCGTGTGCGGGCACAGCCAGGGGGGCATACTGTCGCTGGCGCATGCGGCGGCATCATCTGACATTGTGGCAAGCTTTCCCATTACCGGAGTGCTGCCGCAGATGCGCGAAGCCGTTTACCTTACGCGTTTTGCGGCCCTGGCCGACCGCAGGCAAAAAATCGAGGCGGCCTTTGCTGCTCTGGCCCGCTGGCTGCCCCGGCTGCCCTTGCCTTTGCAGGCATACCTTGCGCCAGGCAGAATACTGGCCGGAGCGCGCCGCACGGTCACAAGCCGCCGCAAGGCTCGGTTTTCGTACCCGCTACAGTTTCTGGCCAGCCTGTTCAACACACACCTGCCGACCAATCTGCGTTGCCCGGTATGCATGCTCAGCGCCCGTAATGATGCCCTGTTTACCCCGGCCATCATTCAGACCACCTTTGACAGTCTGGAAGCCCCGGCCAAAAAGCTTGTTTGGCTTTCTGGCGGTGGGCATCTGGCGGCCATGAATCCGCCACTTTGCCGGTTTACGGCCCGCACTGCGGCAGCCTTTTGTGCTGGCCTTGGCCTGCAGCTGCGCCTTGAAAGCAGCGAAATCACGTCGGGAGACGCACCTCATGGACTATAA
- a CDS encoding 50S ribosomal protein L25/general stress protein Ctc has product MKIEKTLSVQKREGCGKGASGRLRSEDLIPGVFYTAKGDNISVQAPALPLEKIFAEAGRTSVFDLEIDDNGQKTVYPVIIWDVQYHPYKKEFSHIDYYGVDLEKPITVDVPVEFTGVARGVKLGGQLETYREIVRLSSKPLEIPKKIVVDVTAMDINTTICVADLQLPENVKAVYDHNFAIISVISKAKETAEAAS; this is encoded by the coding sequence ATGAAGATTGAAAAAACGTTGAGCGTGCAGAAGCGCGAAGGTTGCGGCAAAGGCGCGAGTGGCCGCCTGCGTTCCGAAGATCTGATCCCCGGCGTGTTCTACACCGCCAAGGGTGACAACATCTCTGTGCAGGCCCCTGCCCTGCCGCTGGAAAAGATTTTTGCCGAAGCTGGCCGTACCTCTGTTTTCGACCTTGAAATCGACGACAATGGCCAGAAGACCGTGTACCCCGTCATCATCTGGGACGTGCAGTACCATCCTTACAAGAAGGAATTCAGCCACATCGACTACTACGGTGTGGATCTTGAAAAGCCCATCACCGTTGACGTGCCTGTGGAATTCACCGGCGTGGCCCGCGGCGTGAAGCTTGGCGGCCAGCTTGAAACCTACCGCGAAATCGTGCGCCTGAGCAGCAAGCCCCTCGAAATCCCCAAGAAGATTGTTGTTGATGTGACCGCTATGGACATCAACACCACCATCTGCGTGGCCGATCTTCAGCTGCCCGAAAACGTCAAGGCCGTTTACGACCACAACTTTGCCATCATCAGCGTTATTTCCAAAGCCAAGGAAACCGCTGAAGCTGCCAGCTAA
- a CDS encoding ribose-phosphate pyrophosphokinase — MYSDLKIVTGSSNPELAKAICNHLGCQLTPTLATTFSDGELRIEIGDNVRGDDVFVVQPTCPPTINRNLVQLCLMLDALKRASAGRITAVIPYYGYARQDRKVSPRAPISAKMVADFISVAGAERVVTIDLHAGQIQGYFDCPVDNLFAVPVMLESLRKLHDDNIVIVSPDAGGVERARAYAKRLNAPLAIVDKRRDKPNQAQAMHVIGDVKGRLAIVVDDMIDTAGTLCAGADVLLKNGATKIVACATHAVLSGPAIDRINSTEALSQVFVTDTIPLGDKLERCSKLEVVSVAALLGKTIHNIHTGSSVSVLFV, encoded by the coding sequence ATGTACAGCGATCTCAAGATCGTCACCGGGTCATCCAATCCGGAATTGGCCAAGGCCATCTGCAACCATCTGGGGTGTCAACTCACGCCCACGCTGGCTACCACGTTCAGCGACGGCGAGTTGCGGATAGAAATAGGCGACAATGTTCGCGGTGATGATGTTTTTGTGGTGCAGCCCACCTGCCCGCCAACCATCAACCGCAACCTGGTGCAGCTCTGCCTTATGCTTGATGCCCTCAAAAGGGCCAGTGCCGGCAGAATTACAGCCGTTATTCCGTACTACGGCTATGCGCGTCAGGACCGCAAGGTCAGCCCCCGTGCGCCCATCAGCGCAAAAATGGTGGCAGACTTTATCAGCGTTGCCGGTGCAGAGCGCGTGGTTACCATTGACCTGCATGCGGGACAGATTCAGGGTTATTTTGACTGCCCGGTGGACAACCTGTTTGCCGTGCCTGTCATGCTTGAGTCGCTGCGCAAGCTGCACGACGACAACATCGTCATTGTTTCGCCCGATGCGGGCGGCGTTGAAAGAGCGCGCGCATATGCCAAGCGCCTCAACGCGCCCCTGGCCATCGTGGACAAGCGCCGCGACAAGCCCAATCAGGCGCAGGCCATGCACGTCATCGGTGATGTGAAGGGCCGCCTTGCCATTGTGGTGGACGACATGATCGACACCGCTGGCACGCTGTGCGCGGGCGCAGATGTGCTGCTGAAAAACGGCGCGACCAAGATCGTGGCCTGTGCCACGCACGCTGTGCTCTCTGGCCCCGCCATTGACCGCATCAACAGCACAGAGGCTCTTTCGCAGGTATTTGTCACGGACACCATTCCCCTTGGTGACAAGCTTGAACGCTGTTCCAAGCTGGAGGTTGTTTCTGTGGCTGCCCTTCTGGGCAAAACCATTCACAACATTCATACCGGTTCTTCGGTAAGCGTGTTGTTTGTTTAG
- the ispE gene encoding 4-(cytidine 5'-diphospho)-2-C-methyl-D-erythritol kinase has translation MSVVVAGCKVNLGLRITGVRENGYHELDSLFWPLPRPCDRLHISETGASGIVVHCDTPGIDLANNTLTKAYAALAERVPSLPGLEVRLIKGIPTGAGLGGGSSDAAALLQWLNKRLPAPLTDEELAAVALKVGADTPFFLRNTPCRVRGIGEIIEPCAADELAGIRLVLVCPDIHASTPQAYADYDASTRASNTIPGQNCLTKPESKANGTFLSGVRIALDLHNDLEAVVFSRHPQLAEIKANLLRLGACAVAMSGSGSSIVALFARESHVESQAAAAMLQGENRRVYAHVL, from the coding sequence ATGAGTGTTGTAGTTGCCGGATGCAAGGTCAACCTTGGTCTGCGAATCACAGGCGTGCGTGAAAACGGCTATCATGAGCTGGATTCGCTTTTCTGGCCTCTGCCCCGCCCCTGCGACAGGCTGCACATAAGCGAAACAGGCGCAAGTGGCATTGTGGTGCACTGCGACACGCCGGGCATCGACCTTGCGAATAACACGCTCACAAAGGCCTATGCCGCGCTGGCCGAGCGGGTACCCAGCCTGCCCGGGCTTGAGGTCAGGCTCATCAAGGGCATTCCCACCGGGGCCGGGCTTGGTGGCGGCAGCAGCGATGCTGCGGCCCTGCTGCAATGGCTCAACAAAAGGCTGCCCGCTCCCCTGACTGACGAAGAGCTGGCCGCAGTGGCACTGAAAGTTGGCGCAGACACGCCGTTTTTTCTCAGGAACACGCCGTGCCGCGTAAGGGGTATTGGCGAAATAATCGAGCCATGTGCGGCGGATGAGCTTGCGGGGATACGCCTTGTTCTGGTATGTCCTGATATTCATGCTTCAACCCCACAGGCATATGCTGATTATGACGCCAGCACGCGGGCTTCAAACACTATTCCTGGGCAAAATTGCTTGACAAAGCCTGAAAGCAAGGCTAATGGAACTTTTCTCTCCGGGGTGCGGATTGCTTTGGACCTTCACAATGACCTTGAGGCCGTTGTGTTTTCACGCCATCCACAGCTTGCAGAAATCAAGGCGAACTTGCTGCGCCTTGGAGCTTGTGCCGTTGCCATGAGCGGTAGCGGTTCGAGCATTGTGGCGCTTTTCGCGCGCGAATCTCACGTGGAATCGCAGGCGGCAGCCGCCATGCTGCAAGGAGAGAACAGGCGCGTTTACGCGCATGTGTTGTGA
- the hslV gene encoding ATP-dependent protease subunit HslV: METHATTILAVRKNGRVTIAGDGQVTMGQSMIMKHGAQKVRRLHDGKILAGFAGATADAFTLFELFEAKLKELRGNMVRAAVEMTKEWRKDKYLRKLEAMLLLADNEHILVLSGTGDVIEPDDDVAAIGSGGPYALAAARALVRHSDMDAEAIAREAMSIASEICVFTNGNLTVESL; encoded by the coding sequence ATGGAAACACATGCCACAACCATACTGGCGGTCAGAAAAAACGGCCGGGTGACCATTGCCGGAGACGGTCAGGTGACCATGGGCCAGAGCATGATCATGAAGCACGGCGCGCAAAAGGTGCGGCGTCTGCATGATGGCAAGATTCTGGCGGGCTTTGCCGGTGCCACCGCCGACGCCTTTACCCTGTTTGAGCTCTTTGAGGCCAAACTCAAGGAGCTGCGCGGCAACATGGTTCGCGCCGCCGTTGAAATGACCAAGGAATGGCGCAAGGACAAATACCTGCGCAAGCTTGAGGCCATGCTGCTGCTGGCCGACAACGAGCATATCCTTGTTCTTTCGGGTACGGGCGACGTCATCGAACCCGACGACGATGTTGCGGCCATTGGCAGCGGCGGGCCTTATGCCCTTGCTGCTGCCCGTGCGCTGGTGCGGCATAGCGATATGGATGCGGAAGCCATCGCCCGCGAGGCCATGAGCATCGCTTCTGAAATCTGCGTGTTCACCAACGGCAACCTGACGGTTGAATCCCTGTAA
- a CDS encoding M48 family metallopeptidase: MLHRVAVRRVMALLVLLSFLAAQLVAVPAQAFFFGGVTIKDEKEMGHKFDVMIRSNMGIVEDPEVSLYVNHIVERLAKSLPPQPFNFKAAVILHNSLNAFAIPGGYVYVFTGLIMNLEKEEDLAGVLAHELAHVTQHHVASRLERAQFVTLGSLLLAIAGVAVGGSSGGAIAVGALGAGQSAMLNYSRIDETEADQIGLQYLVAAGYPPQGMVDGFKVLRQKSWMSGTNVPTYLSTHPAIGDRINGLQARIQGMGKSVQGRTQDNSRFIRVKTLLWARYGDEQAAQQRFSGKDGLSCMGRGIVLARINRVNEANKAFDEALAASPNDPLVLREAGAFHYRKGDMSRADGLLRQAMRLDPRDYMAAFFYARMLDETGKQAQASQYYKDVLRYVPEDAEVHEAYARSLGKVGDTAGAYIHMAYSALYSNNKKQAERYFNQAKALSGKSANPRDFQKLEAAYKERKEIWDKN; encoded by the coding sequence ATGCTGCACCGTGTTGCCGTGCGCCGCGTTATGGCGCTGTTGGTTCTGCTGTCGTTTCTGGCAGCCCAGCTTGTGGCCGTGCCTGCCCAGGCCTTCTTTTTCGGCGGTGTCACCATCAAGGACGAAAAGGAGATGGGCCACAAGTTTGACGTAATGATCCGCTCAAATATGGGTATTGTTGAAGACCCGGAAGTGAGCCTCTATGTCAATCACATCGTGGAACGTCTGGCCAAAAGCCTTCCGCCGCAGCCTTTCAATTTCAAAGCGGCTGTAATCCTGCACAATTCGCTCAACGCCTTTGCCATACCCGGCGGCTATGTGTACGTGTTCACCGGCCTGATCATGAACCTTGAAAAAGAGGAAGATCTGGCTGGCGTGCTTGCCCACGAACTGGCGCACGTAACCCAGCACCATGTGGCCTCGCGCCTTGAACGCGCCCAGTTCGTGACCCTTGGGTCGCTGCTGCTGGCCATTGCTGGCGTTGCCGTGGGCGGCTCGAGCGGCGGCGCCATTGCCGTGGGCGCACTGGGCGCAGGGCAGTCGGCCATGCTCAACTATAGCCGCATAGACGAAACAGAAGCTGATCAGATCGGCCTGCAATACCTTGTGGCTGCGGGCTACCCGCCTCAAGGCATGGTGGACGGCTTCAAGGTGCTGCGCCAGAAAAGCTGGATGAGCGGTACCAACGTGCCCACCTACCTTTCTACCCACCCCGCCATCGGCGACCGCATCAACGGGCTTCAGGCCCGCATACAGGGCATGGGCAAGTCTGTGCAGGGACGCACGCAGGACAACAGCCGCTTTATCCGTGTAAAAACACTTTTGTGGGCCCGCTATGGCGATGAGCAGGCGGCCCAGCAGCGCTTTTCTGGCAAGGACGGTCTTTCGTGCATGGGGCGCGGCATTGTGCTGGCCCGCATCAACCGGGTCAACGAGGCCAACAAGGCCTTTGACGAGGCCCTTGCCGCTTCGCCCAACGACCCCCTCGTGCTGCGCGAGGCCGGGGCCTTCCACTACCGCAAGGGTGACATGAGCCGCGCCGACGGTTTGCTGCGGCAGGCCATGCGCCTCGACCCCCGCGACTACATGGCCGCGTTTTTCTACGCACGCATGCTTGATGAAACCGGCAAACAGGCGCAGGCCTCGCAGTACTATAAGGATGTGCTGCGCTACGTGCCCGAAGACGCCGAGGTTCACGAGGCCTACGCCCGTTCTCTGGGCAAGGTTGGCGACACTGCCGGGGCGTACATACACATGGCGTACAGCGCGCTGTATTCCAACAACAAAAAACAGGCCGAACGCTACTTTAACCAGGCAAAGGCTTTGTCTGGCAAGTCTGCCAACCCGCGCGATTTCCAGAAGCTGGAGGCAGCCTACAAAGAGCGCAAGGAAATATGGGATAAAAACTGA
- the cysS gene encoding cysteine--tRNA ligase, giving the protein MLIYNTLGRKKEEFVPAQAGKANMYVCGITAYDLCHIGHARSALVFDVLSRQLRHMGLEVRFVRNFTDVDDKIINRANKEGRDWREVAQTYITAFHEDMDRLGVLRADEEPRATDYIPQIQAICSTLIESGKAYSTPSGDVYFRVRAYEPYGKLSGRSLDDLLSGARVAPGEEKEDPLDFALWKAAKPGEPFWESPWGKGRPGWHIECSAMSQPYLPLDIHGGGQDLIFPHHENEIAQSEAACACSLARYWVHNGFVQVNAEKMSKSLGNFKTIRDILENYLPETLRFFLLGKHYRSPIDFTADSMDEAEKAQHRVYTALHEARKALARDKWKKTPLPPEMAEEWAALPKAFDAALEDDINTAQALGQVFAQVRLVNRLLEDKGLRAGEAGRDLLQDFLARAQEWDKRLGLFGQDPQVFLAELRSQRARRANIDVARVEELMLARQEARASKDFARSDSLRQEIADLGVSVRDTPEGQVWDLE; this is encoded by the coding sequence ATGCTGATCTACAATACCCTGGGCCGTAAAAAAGAAGAGTTCGTTCCCGCGCAGGCGGGCAAGGCAAACATGTATGTTTGCGGCATCACGGCCTATGACCTTTGCCACATAGGCCACGCCCGTTCGGCCCTTGTTTTTGATGTGCTTTCGCGGCAGCTGCGCCATATGGGCCTTGAAGTGCGCTTTGTGCGCAACTTTACCGACGTGGATGATAAAATCATCAACCGCGCCAACAAGGAAGGCCGCGACTGGCGCGAGGTGGCCCAGACCTACATCACCGCTTTCCATGAAGACATGGACCGCCTTGGCGTGCTGCGCGCGGATGAAGAACCCCGCGCCACCGATTATATTCCGCAGATTCAGGCCATCTGCTCTACCCTGATCGAATCGGGCAAGGCCTACTCCACGCCCTCGGGCGACGTGTATTTCAGGGTGCGTGCCTACGAACCCTACGGCAAGCTCTCTGGCCGCAGTCTCGACGACCTGCTTTCTGGCGCACGCGTGGCTCCCGGCGAAGAAAAGGAAGATCCGCTCGATTTCGCCCTGTGGAAGGCCGCCAAACCCGGCGAACCCTTCTGGGAAAGCCCCTGGGGCAAGGGCCGCCCAGGCTGGCACATTGAATGTTCGGCCATGAGCCAGCCCTATCTGCCGCTGGATATCCACGGCGGCGGGCAGGATCTCATCTTTCCGCACCACGAAAACGAAATAGCCCAGTCAGAGGCAGCCTGCGCATGCTCGCTGGCCCGCTACTGGGTGCACAACGGTTTTGTGCAGGTAAATGCCGAAAAGATGTCCAAGTCGCTCGGCAACTTCAAGACCATACGCGATATTCTTGAAAACTATCTGCCAGAAACCCTGCGCTTTTTCCTGCTGGGCAAGCACTACCGCAGCCCCATCGACTTTACCGCCGATAGCATGGACGAAGCGGAAAAAGCCCAGCACCGCGTGTACACGGCCCTGCACGAAGCCCGCAAGGCCCTTGCCCGCGACAAGTGGAAAAAGACCCCTCTGCCGCCCGAAATGGCCGAGGAATGGGCCGCGCTGCCCAAGGCTTTTGACGCCGCTCTTGAGGACGACATCAACACTGCCCAGGCTCTGGGGCAGGTTTTTGCCCAGGTGCGCCTTGTAAACCGCCTGCTTGAAGACAAGGGTCTGCGCGCCGGCGAAGCCGGGCGCGATCTGCTGCAGGACTTTCTTGCCCGTGCGCAGGAATGGGACAAGCGCCTTGGCCTTTTTGGTCAGGATCCGCAGGTCTTTCTGGCCGAGCTGCGCAGCCAGCGCGCCCGCCGCGCGAATATTGACGTTGCCCGCGTGGAAGAACTCATGCTTGCCCGGCAGGAAGCCCGCGCCAGCAAGGATTTTGCCCGCTCGGACTCGCTACGTCAGGAAATTGCAGACCTCGGCGTGAGCGTACGCGATACCCCCGAAGGTCAGGTTTGGGATCTGGAGTAA
- the rpiB gene encoding ribose 5-phosphate isomerase B: MQTIHIASDHAGYALKTHLVQFLAQKGINVVDEGTNSTDSCDYPVLAHKLCTAVEKEQGTGILICGTGIGISIAANRHAGIRAALCATELQARLSRQHNNANVLCLGARIIGVELAQAIVEAFLEGSFEGGRHQRRIDMINLPGQAG, translated from the coding sequence ATGCAAACCATTCATATTGCCTCAGACCACGCGGGCTACGCGCTGAAAACACACCTTGTGCAGTTTCTTGCCCAAAAGGGCATCAATGTGGTGGATGAGGGAACCAATTCCACCGACAGCTGCGACTACCCCGTGCTGGCCCACAAGCTGTGCACCGCTGTTGAAAAGGAACAGGGTACGGGCATTCTTATCTGCGGTACGGGCATAGGCATTTCCATTGCCGCCAACCGTCACGCTGGCATCCGTGCGGCTCTGTGCGCCACCGAACTGCAGGCCCGTCTTTCACGCCAGCACAACAATGCCAACGTGCTTTGCCTTGGTGCGCGCATCATTGGCGTGGAACTGGCGCAAGCCATTGTTGAGGCTTTTCTCGAAGGTTCGTTTGAGGGCGGCAGGCATCAGCGCCGCATCGACATGATCAATCTTCCCGGCCAGGCCGGGTAA